DNA sequence from the Chitinophaga flava genome:
TATTGGGCTGCGGTGTTATTATAGTAGCCACCAGTATCTGGCCTTACACCGAGTCTTTGTCAGATGCATTTACATCTTCCCGTAGTCTCGTTCACTTCAAACTGGCAATAGTGGTCCGCGGTGTAATAACGATCGGTACGGGTTTGTACGCTTTGTATCTGCCACAACTGGAAAAGTTGGAGACACCGCCCACCATAGCTGATTTTATACAATCGGTCTCCACACGAAGCCTGAATTTTTTCTTTTTATGTGTGATGGGTTACTGTGTGTTGATGACAGTCACCTTCAATGGGATATTTGCCCCACTTTACAATTTTGATCATCAGTTGGCCCCGGAAGCCAGCAAGTGGCGGCAATATGTCGATACGGTGTTTCAGGAAGGCTTCTGGCTTCTTTCCTGTGTACTGGCATTTTTCATTGTAACACACCATCATAGTGAGAAGGCCGGTGAGTTTAATTCACGCCGGTACAAACCAGCAAAAGGGGCGGTATTACTTCTTTCTATCATCGCCTGGGCTTTTTTCTCCAAACTGGAAGGTTACAACTGGTATGTATATTACCCATTCACTTTGCTGGTGAAGGCCAGTCTGGCTCCCTACCTGTTTAACAACACGCTTTCATTACTGGTGATGGCCTACCTGTTGCCGGCACTGGCTGGTATTTCCGGGTATTCCTTTGCTCACCACCAACAGCCGGCTGAGCAAAAACAATCAGACACTCCAGCCCTGGAAGAAGCTTAAACATTGTCATACACTTCATGACAAATAAAGCCCATCATAAAAGAACATTTTGGGCTTTATTTGTCATTAAATTGTCTTAAAAACAAACAAAGAAATCTTCCATCAATCATCTCACCAAAACAAAAAACCCAACAAAAAGACAATAAATAAACACAAAAACGCACAAATACAGCACAAAAACAGAATATTATCCAAAAAACAGGCATAAATTTGAATTATTTAAAAATATCGCCACTGCACTTTTATTTACCGGTAGAATTTTAGACTTTTGTTACACAATCGTCATAAAATAGTGCAAACAATCGCTACATATCACCTCTCCTCCACTCCCTCCTCCCGCGGGGAATGCATGAGCACTATTATTACGACCACCATTACAACCCCACTGCGGGGTTAATATACACATATCATCCAACGACCACAGATGTGGTAACTACAGGGAAGAACCCGGAACATCTTTTCGTATAAATTTTATTCCTTATGCAAGTATTAAAATTTGGCGGCACTTCGGTCGGAAGCGCCAAAGCCATAGATCAAGTTTGTGACATCCTGAAAAAACATAAACCGGCAGGCCGTTTCGCCATCGTTGTATCTGCACTCGGCGGCACTACGGACAAGCTTATACGTTGCGGACAACTCGCCGGCCAAAGCCAGGAACAGTATAAATCCGTATTACAGGAAATAGAAACCCGGCACCTCGACACTATCCGTGAATTGTTTCCCATCACCGCCCAAAGCGGCATCATCAGTCAGCTTAAAAAGAAACTCAATACCCTGGAAAACCTCTGTGACGGTGTCTTCCAGGTAGGTGAACTCAGTGCCCGCTCCCTCGATAAAATCATGAGCTACGGTGAACTGATCTCCTGTGTAATCGTGGCAGAAAAGCTGAAACAACTGGGTTTCTCTGCCACCTGTAAAGACAGCCGGGAACTGATTATCACCGACAGTAACTTTGGCCATGCTGCTGTTAACTTCCAGCTTACCAACCATAATATCGCAGAATATTTCGCCCAGCAGCCTGCTGATTATGTAGTGCTGCCCGGCTTTATCGCCTCCTCCCCTGATGGCGACACCACCACCCTCGGCCGCGGTGGCTCCGACTATACCGCCGCCATCATCGCAGCAGCCGTACAGGCCGAAGTACTGGACATCTGGACAGACGTCAGCGGCATGATGACCGCCGACCCGCGCCTGGTATCACAAGCTATTCCTATTGCCCACATCTCTTATGAAGAAGCAATGGAGCTGTCACACTTCGGCGCCAAAGTAATATACCCGCCCACCATCCAGCCCGTGATGGACAAACGTATCCCTATCCGAATCAAAAACACTTTCGCTCCGGAAGATTACGGCACCCTCATACAAAGCAGCGTGGAACGCAGTTTCCCGGTGACTGGCATCTCCGGTATACAACATATATCCCTGCTTACCCTCGAAGGAAGTGGCATGGTAGGGATCCCCGGCTTCTCCAAAAGACTGTTTGAAGCATTATTACGGGAACGCATAAACGTAATTTTCATCACCCAGAGTTCTTCGGAACATTCTATCACAGTAGGCATACACGAGGCAGACATACTGAAAGCCAAAACTGCAGTGGACAGTGAGTTTGCGCAGGAGATACAGGAGAAACGCATCGACCCGCTACTGGTAGAGAAAGACCTTTGCATCGTAGCTGTAGTAGGTGATCAAATGAAAAACCATCACGGCACCAGTGGCAAACTGTTTGGCACCCTTGGCCGCAATGGTGTCAATGTAAGGGCCATTGCACAAGGTTCTACAGAGAAAAACATCTCCGCTGTAATCAGCAAAGCCAACTTAAAAAAAGCGCTCAACCTTATCCACGAAGCCTTCTTTGAAGCACCGCTCAAACAGGTGAACCTCTTCGTGGCCGGTGTGGGCAACGTAGGCAGCAAACTACTGGAACAGCTGCAGCAGCAACAGCTCTACCTGCAGGAAGAGCTGGGCCTCCAGATCCGTGTGGCTGGTATGGCCAACAGCAAAAACACCCTGTTCAGCGAATACGGCATCGGACTATATGACTGGAAAAACCAGCTGGCACAGGGCGACAACATGGACCTCTATGCTTTTATAGAGCGGGTGAAATCGATGAACCTCCGCAACAGCGTATTTGTAGACAACACCGCCAGCGCTGAAGTTGCGGCCATCTACCACGAATTTCTGCAGCATGGTATCTCTGTGGTCACCTGCAATAAAATAGCCTGTTCATCAGACTATCAGTATTACAAACAACTGAAAGACCTTGCCCGTAAATACAATGCCTCCTTCCTCTTCGAAACCAATGTGGGCGCCGGACTGCCGGTGATCAATACCCTCAACGACCTGGTCAGAAGCGGTGATAAAGTACAACGTATTGAGGCCGTGTTATCCGGCAGCCTCAATTATGTATTTAATCATTTTGTGAACGGCAACAGTTTCCGTAAAGTAGTAAAAGCCGCACAGGACGAGGGTTATACAGAACCAGATCCACGCATAGATCTGAGTGGTAAGGATGTGATGCGTAAAATACTGATACTGGCCAGGGAGAGCGGTGCCGCCATTGAAATGGATGACATCACTAATCATTCCTTCCTGCCGGATGCCTGTCTGCAAGCTCCTTCTGTAGCGGATTTCTACGAAACGCTTGATGAACATGCCGAACATTTCCAGCAGTTGTATGCCAATGCCGCCAGCGCCGGCAAGCGTTTGAAGTTTGTGGCCCGTTATGAAGATGGCCAGGCTTCCGTAGGGCTGCAATGCATAGCCCCCGACCATCCTTTTTATCAGCTGGAAGGAAAAGACAACATCGTGTTGTACACAACCAACCGATATCAGGAACAACCGCTGATCGTAAAAGGCGCTGGCGCCGGCGCAGATGTCACCGCCTCCGGCATATTTGCAGACATTATCCGGTCGGCCCGGTTATAATATTACCAACGGCCCTCTCCACGATGTTAAATCTGTGTGATCAGGTTGCCGGCCCCAAAAGGAATGATTAAATTAATTAACGCAATAGCCTTATATGGAATGTATAAAAGTATTTGCCCCCGGCACCGTAGCCAATGTAGCCTGCGGTTTTGATGTCATCGGCCTGGCCATGGACGCCCCTGGCGACGAAATGATCCTTCGCAGAACCAGCGAACCCGGTATACGGATCAAAGCCGTTCATGGCGCCGACCTGCCGCTGGACCCGGCCAAAAATGTGGCCAGCGTAGCGGTTCAGGCCCTGCTGCAGAAATACGATAACCCCGATGTAGGTATTGAAATAGAGATCTTCAAACATATTCATCCAGGCAGTGGTATTGGCTCCAGCGCTGCCAGCAGTGCCGGCGCCGTAGTAGGTGTCAACCATCTGCTGGGTGAGCCTTTCACTAAAAAACAGCTGGTCCGTTTTGCGATGGAAGGCGAAAGGCTCGCCTGTGGTTCAGCCCATGCCGACAACGTGGCTCCCGCCATCCTGGGTGGTTTCACACTGGTACGCAGCTATCGCCCGCTGGATATCACCAGTTTGCATACCCCCGGCGAATTGTGGGTAACCGTTATCCACCCGCAGATAGAAGTCAAAACTTCTGATGCCCGTGAAATATTGAAACAAAAAGTACTGATGACAGATGCCATCCGCCAGTGGGGCAATGTAGGCGCCATGGTAGCAGCACTTTACCAGGAAGATTATGACCTCATCAGCCGCTCACTTGAAGACGTGATCGTGGAGCCGGTACGCTCTATCCTTATTCCCGCCTTCCAGGAACTTAAACTCAAATGCAAGGAAGCCGGCGCCCTTGGTGGCGGTATCTCCGGCTCCGGCCCTTCTGTGTTTATGCTTAGCAAAGGCGAAGAAAACGCCCGCAAAGTAGCCGATACTATGAACATCGTATATGCCCCACTGGGTGTAGACTACAAGATATACGTGTCCCGTATCAACACCGCCGGCGTTAAAATCATTGACTAATTTTCCAATTTATTCAGCATGCAGTATTTCAGTTTACAGGATCCGCAACACAAAGCATCATTCGAAACGGCCGTTGTACAAGGAATTGCCCCCGACAAAGGGCTTTATTTCCCCGAGCAGATACCATCCCTGGACCCGGACTTCATTACTAACCTGCATGCCTATACGGACCATGAGATAGGCTACGAAGTAATCCGGCCTTTTGTTGGTGACGAGATACCGGAAGAAACGCTGCGTAAGATCGTGCAGGACACCCTGCATTTCCCCTTTCCTGTACAGAAGGTAACTGGGCACCTGTACGCACTGGAGCTTTTCCATGGACCTACACTGGCTTTTAAAGACGTAGGCGCCCGCTTTATGGCCGGTTGCCTGGGCCACTTCAGGCGCAACAGCAGCCAGCCAGTAACTGTGCTGGTAGCCACTTCCGGCGATACCGGCGGTGCTGTGGCCAGCGGCTTTTATAATGTTCCGGGCGTAGACGTGGTAATCCTCTACCCTTCCGGAAAAGTAAGTACCCTGCAGGAAAAGCAGCTGACCACCCTTGGCGGCAACATCCGGGCCCTGGAGATACAGGGCACCTTCGACGACTGCCAGCAGATGGTAAAAACCGCTTTCCTGGATGCCGATATACAACGTTACCGCCGGCTCACCTCCGCCAACTCTATCAACGTAGCACGGTGGCTGCCTCAGATGTTCTATTATTTCCTTGCATACAAACAGATGAAAGCAGCCCATCCCCGGCTGGTATTTGCCGTGCCCAGCGGTAATTTCGGCAATATCTGCGCGGGCATGATGGCCGCAGCTATCGGGTTGCCGGTATCACATTTTGTGGCCGCCACCAATATCAATGATACCGTGCCCCGTTTTATGCATAATGGCAAATATGAGCCAGGCAAGGCTGTCCCCACCCTGTCTAACGCCATGGACGTAGCAGACCCGAGCAATTTCGTACGGATATTACAGTTATTCGGTAACAACCTGCCATCGCTACGGGAAAAATTCACCGCGTTTTCCTTTACCGACAAAGACACCATCCGCACCATCGAGCAGGTATGGAAAGAAAACCACTATATGCTCGACCCGCACGGCGCAGTGGGCTACCTGGGCCTGCAGCAATATCTGGCTTCCGCACCGGAGCTCACAGGTGTGTTTTTGGAGACAGCACATCCGGTGAAATTTGAGGATACCGCCCCCCGGGCTGTAAGAGATGAGATCTATACGCCACCGCGTGTAATGTCGTTGTATGGCAAGGAAAAAACAGCAACCCTGTTACCAGCAGACTATACAGCTCTCAAAAACTGGTTAATGCGCTGAGGATTTCTTAGCTTTGACGGCGTATGAAATATTTACCTATCCTGGCGGCCATGGCAGCAGCCATGGCCTGCAACAACAATCCTCAGCAGCACCATCAGCTGACAGCTGCAGACTCCGTGCTATACAGCGATATTATCCGGCCGGTGACAGACTCTATACAACAGTATCCAGGCAACGATGCACTCTATTACCGCCGTGCCCTGCTGCTTTTTAATACCAATCCCAGCCTGGCCCAGGCCGATTTTGAAAAGGCCGCCAGCCTCAAGCCGGACCAGCCGGACTATTGGGCCGGCGCCGGTGAAGCCGCTCTGCTGGAAAATCGCTACGATAAGGCAGAACTTCTTTTCAATAAAGCGTTGGCTCACGCACCTGCCTATACGTACCTGCAGTACAAACTGGCCACCGCCATGATCGAGAACAAACGTATCTCACAGGCAGACAGTCTGGCCAACGTACTGGCAAGTACTACCGACGGAAAGGACAAAGCCTTTTATCTGAAAGCCCGCCTGGCAGAAGACCGCCACGATACCACCGCCGCAATAGAACATTTGAAAAGCGCCATCGCTGCCGCCGGCCCCAATGCCGAGTTTGAAGCTGTGATGGAGCTGGCCGACCTGCTCCGTGCCCGCAAAACACCGGAAGCCATCCGGTATTATGACCAGGCCTGGCATCAGGACTCCCTTAACGCAGCCCCGTTGTATGATATCGCTCAGGTACAGGAAGAAATAATGAGCAACACAGAAGCTGCCCTTGCCACCTACCGCAAATGCATTGTGGCAGACCCGGGATTTGAAGCCGCCTATCTTGCTATCGGTAAAATTCACAGCGATAGAAAACAATGGAAGGAAGCACTCAACTTCTACTCCATGGCCGCCAAAGTTGCTCCCACAGACGCCTTGGCCTACTATCACCGTGGCATATGCCATGAACAACTGGGCAATAAACAGGAAGCGGCTGTTGATTATGCCAAAGCCTCTTCTTTTAAGAAAGACTTCACGGAGGCAAAAGATGCCCTGCAACGTGTGAACACGAAAAAGTAGGGCAGACACATGGGTACATAATATCCCATGCATTATTTACATTTATACCATAAAAATTAATACTATTGAAAGACTCTCCTGTTTTGGTAGCGCCATCCTTACTGGCAGCCAATTTCCTTGAACTGGGAAAAGAAGTGGAAATGGTCAACCGTAGTGAGGCGGATTGGTTTCACCTGGACGTGATGGACGGCCGCTTTGTGCCAAACATCAGCTACGGCCTGCCTGTAATCGCACAGATCAAAAAACTGGCCCGCAAGCCCTGTGATGTTCACCTGATGATAGAAGAACCGGAGAAATATGCCGCCGAATTCAAAAAGGCCGGCGCTGATATACTGACTGTACATGCAGAAGCCTGCGTACATCTCCATCGCAATATTCAGCAGATCAAAAGCCTGGGCATGAAAGCCGGCGTAGCCCTCAACCCACACACACCCGTGGTGATGCTGGAAAACATAATCCGTGACATTGATGTAGTGCTGGTAATGAGCGTAAACCCGGGGTTTGGTGGACAAACCTTTATTGAACAAACCTATCAGAAAATAAAACAGGTACGCCAGCTGATAAAAGACCATCACGCTTCTGCCCTGATAGAAGTAGACGGTGGTATCGGCACCGAAAATGCAGGACAACTGGTAGCAGCAGGTGCCAACGTACTGGTGGCTGGCAGCGCCATCTTTGCTTCACCGGATCCGGAAAAAGCAATTGCAGCACTTAAGAGAGGTGCGCTATAATCTCTTTGGACAAGGGTTTGGTAAGATAACCATTTACCACAGCATAATGACGTACCCGCTCTTTGTCTTTCTCATCAATAGAAGAGGTCAAAACAAAAATGCGGATTTCTTTGGGCAGCTGCCCGTGAAAAAGGCTGTATTCGTCCAGAAATTCCCAGCCATCCATAATAGGCATGTTCAGATCAAGCAGAATAAGGTCCGGCAGGTCGTCCTCGTTATCCGCATGTAAACGGATATGATCAAGGACGTCCTGCGCATCGGAAAACACCCGGATATTGGTGCTTATCCCCTGCCGCTCTATCATGATTTTAGCTATTTGCTGGTGAATTGGATCGTCGTCTACTATAAAAATCATATTGATCAGCTTCATAAAAGGGATTATTCCGGCCTAAATGTAATAATAAATTTTGTTCCATGGCCCAGGCTGCTTTCTGCCTTAATACTTCCACCCATCGCTTCTACCTGTGTTTTAGTAATAAACAGGCCTATTCCCTTGGCATCTTTGTTACGGTGAAATGTTTTTCTGAAACCAAATAATTTATTACCAAAACGCTCCATATCGATACCAACACCATTGTCCTGCACTGTCAGCACAATGTTTTCACTTTCCTTCCTGGTTTGTATGTGCAGCTCCGGCGAACGTTCTGGTGAACGGTAACGGATAGCGTTAGTAATAAAGTTCTGCAGGATACTGTCGAGATATACGCGTGGATACTCTATCACCGGCGCCTGATCAAAGTCATCTGTGATCCGGATATTGCTGGTTTCAATATCTACCAGCAATATATCTTTTACTTTCTGTAAGCGATCGGTAAACGACAGCCTTTCTTTTTCCACATTCACATCCTTCCGTATCTGCACCACCTCCACCAGATCATTGAGTGTTTCATCAATTTTCTTTATCACCTCATGCAACATGCCCAGATACAACTCCCGCTCCTGGTGGGAGGTAGCTTCATTATGCATCTGCATCAACGCACGCAGGTTGGCAATAGGTGCACGCAGGTTATGTGATGTAATATGGGCGAAGTCTTCCAACTGCTTGTTCTGGTTGACCAGGTTCTTATTCAGGTTAGACAGCTGATCGTTGGCCTTGCGCAAGTCTTTCTGCATTTTCCTGCTCTCAGTGATATCCCGCATAAACACAGAGATACCGCCGTCCTGCATTGGTGTGAGCAGGAAGTCATACCACTTGTCGGGTTTAGGGAAGTAGATGCCGAAAGACTGTGACAGCTGAAGATGTATACACTCCTGCAAGCGGGCGTAAAACACAGTGCCGGACAGTCTGGGGAACACCTCAAAGATATTGCTGCCCATCTCTACTTTCTGTCCGATCATTTTTTCTGCTTTCTGATTGAGGAAGTTTAGCTTGCCATCTTTTTCCATGGCCGCATAGCCCATATCGATGGTATCGAAGAAAAGCCGCATCAGCTCTGTGTTCCGGGTCAATGCCTCTTTGATCTCGGATTGTTCGGTAACATCCTGTACCACGCCGAAGACACGTACCAGTTTACCGTTGCTGTAGCCAGGCTGTCCAATGGAGCGCACTCTCTTGGTTTGTTCGCCGGCGGTAACGATGGTCAGTTGAGCATCGAAAGGTTTACCTGATTCCAGACACTGTTTCACCAGGCTATCCAGCATATGGCGGGCTTCCGGTGTATAGAAGTCCATGGCTGATTCGAAGGTGATGGGCGTATTGGGGTCACAGTCGTGGATCTTGTACGACTCGTAAGACCAGCGTACTTTTCTGGTTTCCACATCGAGTTCCCAACCGCCTATTCTGCCTATTTCGCCGGTTTGCAGGAGGAACTGCTGGTTTTTGATATTTTCCAGCTCCTGCATTTTTTTATCGGTGATATCATTCACGAGGGCAACGACAATCATTTCCTTGTCAACCGGTTCTATGACCGGAAAGACGGTGAGGTCGAGATATACTTCACGACCGACGGTGGTCCAGCGTTCGTCTTCGCTGAAATCGATTTGTTTTTCTACACGTAGGGGCTTTCCTTCTTCGAGCGCCTGGAGGAAAAGTTTGTCCAGTTCGAAGCGGGTGGCCAGTTCATCGTTCATCACGTTGAAATTGCGGCGGGCAGCGGGATGTGGCGAGTTGAAGAAAAAGCGCTGGGTTTGATTGATCCGGCGTATAAAGCCGAAATTATCAAACTGTATATAACCGATGGGAAGGTTTTCGATGATATTGTCGAGCAGTCTTTCGCTTTTCTGGAGGCTTATTTCGGCCACTTTTTTTTCAGTGATGTCGTCGAGGATGAGGAAGTAGTTGGACATCCTGCTATGCCGGTCAGTGACCGCAAAGATGGTAGCTTCGTAATACAGCGGAGAGAGGCGGGTGACGTTGCCGTATGTCTTTTCGGTGTAGTTGAGCAGTATTTCGCGTTTGAGTGTTTTGCCGGTATCTCTGGCTTCTTCAAACATTCTGGCGAGGCCGTTGAGCCGGTAGAAACGATCCTCCAGCCATTTATAGCCGGGGATAGTGAGGAAGGCATGTTGCGCACCCCATATCTCGCGCTGGCGGCTGTTCATTTCCACGCATACACCATCGGGAGTGAACTGTTGCAGGCCGATGGGCAGATTTTCGAGTATCTGGCGGAAGTATTGTTCGTCCTCCATTAACTGGAGTTCGGGTAGTTTGCGGTCGGTGATATCGAGGCCAATGAGGAGGCATTCCATCATGGATCCGCCGGAGTCCATAACGGGGTTGATGGCCAGTTCCAGCCAGCAGGCGGTATGGCCGTTCAACAGAAAGCAGACTTGTTCCTGCACGGGTTTGCCGGCAAGGAGTTGCTGCCATATCTGTGTCCATTGTGCCTCATCGGCAGGTGCTAAAAATTCCCTGAAGTTCTGACCGGTGATATTTTCCGGCGATCGTTGCAAAGCATTTGCCATCCTCGTATTCAGGGTAGTAATGCACTCAGCGGCATCTATATTCACAGACAATGCACATGCATTGACAGCAGCTTCGAGTTGCTGCAGGCGCCGGTAATGCTGTTCCAGCATAACATCCATCATTTAATTAATAGCGGGATTCTAAGACCGTTGTGTTTTTGTTGCTCCAAAATAGACATTATTATAGTAAAAAGCGGTATTGCAGTGATAAAAGGTCCAATTTCACAGTATTTTCCGCATTTCCAGGGTGCCTGGGGTATCCAGTACGGCCTGTTATACAGTGAATTATCCACCTGTTGTGGATTTTCAGTTTTCTGTTTTTGTCAATTGATCAATATCTTCGCATTCATTTCCGGCAGGACTGACCACTACAAATAAACTAATTTTCACATAAATAAAACACAAATTAATGAGAGTTTTGATTATCATGGGTTCTGAGAGTGACAAACCGGTAATGGAAGAGTCACAGAAGTATCTGCAATACTTTGGCATTGAGAGTGAAATGGTTGTAGCCTCTGCACATCGTAATCCTGACAAAGTAAGAGAACTGTGTATCACTGCACAGGAGAAAGGCTTTGGAGTGGTAATTGCCGCGGCTGGTATGGCTGCAGCGCTGCCTGGCGTTGTATCTGCATATACATCATTACCTGTATTGGGCGTACCTTTGGAAGGAGGTTTACCTGGAGGCGTAGACGCGCTGTATTCTATTGTTCAGATGCCAGCAGGCTTACCAGTAGGCACTTTGGCCGTAGGTAAAGCCGGAGCACGCAATGCTGCTGTTCTGTGTGCACGTATACTGGGTCTGGGCAATAAAGATGTTGCCGCGAAAGTAGAAGCATTCAAACAAAACGGTTACAGAATTTAGTAATTGCTTAACAATACTGCTCTCCAGGTTGGGCGTAAATTCATATATTCGGAGTAAGAAATTCCGACTATTTCCTGGACTTTAAATCATTGAATCGTTGACTGAATCCATTATTAATTTAGATAGTATTAATCCCATTGAGTTTTTCGGAGTAAACAACGGAAAACTGGATTTGCTGAAGAAAAAATTCCCGCTGCTGAAGATCCTGTCCAGGGGTACCCAGTTAAAATTAAGTGGGTCACCGGAAGAAGTGGCCACAGCGGAGGAAAAAATCAGTCAAATCGTAAAGTACCTGGAGCGCAACGGGAATCTGACGGAGAACTACTTTGAGCAGATCCTGGGTGATGAAGAAGGTACACGGGTGGATCATTTCAGTGACCGCAATCCCAATGAGGTACTGGTTTTCGGTCCTAATGCCCGTACAGTACGGGCCCGCACTGCCAACCAGAAAAAAATGGTAGCGCTGGCGGACAAGAATGACATTGTATTTGCTATT
Encoded proteins:
- a CDS encoding PAS domain-containing protein — translated: MLEQHYRRLQQLEAAVNACALSVNIDAAECITTLNTRMANALQRSPENITGQNFREFLAPADEAQWTQIWQQLLAGKPVQEQVCFLLNGHTACWLELAINPVMDSGGSMMECLLIGLDITDRKLPELQLMEDEQYFRQILENLPIGLQQFTPDGVCVEMNSRQREIWGAQHAFLTIPGYKWLEDRFYRLNGLARMFEEARDTGKTLKREILLNYTEKTYGNVTRLSPLYYEATIFAVTDRHSRMSNYFLILDDITEKKVAEISLQKSERLLDNIIENLPIGYIQFDNFGFIRRINQTQRFFFNSPHPAARRNFNVMNDELATRFELDKLFLQALEEGKPLRVEKQIDFSEDERWTTVGREVYLDLTVFPVIEPVDKEMIVVALVNDITDKKMQELENIKNQQFLLQTGEIGRIGGWELDVETRKVRWSYESYKIHDCDPNTPITFESAMDFYTPEARHMLDSLVKQCLESGKPFDAQLTIVTAGEQTKRVRSIGQPGYSNGKLVRVFGVVQDVTEQSEIKEALTRNTELMRLFFDTIDMGYAAMEKDGKLNFLNQKAEKMIGQKVEMGSNIFEVFPRLSGTVFYARLQECIHLQLSQSFGIYFPKPDKWYDFLLTPMQDGGISVFMRDITESRKMQKDLRKANDQLSNLNKNLVNQNKQLEDFAHITSHNLRAPIANLRALMQMHNEATSHQERELYLGMLHEVIKKIDETLNDLVEVVQIRKDVNVEKERLSFTDRLQKVKDILLVDIETSNIRITDDFDQAPVIEYPRVYLDSILQNFITNAIRYRSPERSPELHIQTRKESENIVLTVQDNGVGIDMERFGNKLFGFRKTFHRNKDAKGIGLFITKTQVEAMGGSIKAESSLGHGTKFIITFRPE
- the rpe gene encoding ribulose-phosphate 3-epimerase, yielding MKDSPVLVAPSLLAANFLELGKEVEMVNRSEADWFHLDVMDGRFVPNISYGLPVIAQIKKLARKPCDVHLMIEEPEKYAAEFKKAGADILTVHAEACVHLHRNIQQIKSLGMKAGVALNPHTPVVMLENIIRDIDVVLVMSVNPGFGGQTFIEQTYQKIKQVRQLIKDHHASALIEVDGGIGTENAGQLVAAGANVLVAGSAIFASPDPEKAIAALKRGAL
- a CDS encoding response regulator, yielding MKLINMIFIVDDDPIHQQIAKIMIERQGISTNIRVFSDAQDVLDHIRLHADNEDDLPDLILLDLNMPIMDGWEFLDEYSLFHGQLPKEIRIFVLTSSIDEKDKERVRHYAVVNGYLTKPLSKEIIAHLS
- the purE gene encoding 5-(carboxyamino)imidazole ribonucleotide mutase → MRVLIIMGSESDKPVMEESQKYLQYFGIESEMVVASAHRNPDKVRELCITAQEKGFGVVIAAAGMAAALPGVVSAYTSLPVLGVPLEGGLPGGVDALYSIVQMPAGLPVGTLAVGKAGARNAAVLCARILGLGNKDVAAKVEAFKQNGYRI
- a CDS encoding homoserine kinase, translated to MECIKVFAPGTVANVACGFDVIGLAMDAPGDEMILRRTSEPGIRIKAVHGADLPLDPAKNVASVAVQALLQKYDNPDVGIEIEIFKHIHPGSGIGSSAASSAGAVVGVNHLLGEPFTKKQLVRFAMEGERLACGSAHADNVAPAILGGFTLVRSYRPLDITSLHTPGELWVTVIHPQIEVKTSDAREILKQKVLMTDAIRQWGNVGAMVAALYQEDYDLISRSLEDVIVEPVRSILIPAFQELKLKCKEAGALGGGISGSGPSVFMLSKGEENARKVADTMNIVYAPLGVDYKIYVSRINTAGVKIID
- the thrC gene encoding threonine synthase; this translates as MQYFSLQDPQHKASFETAVVQGIAPDKGLYFPEQIPSLDPDFITNLHAYTDHEIGYEVIRPFVGDEIPEETLRKIVQDTLHFPFPVQKVTGHLYALELFHGPTLAFKDVGARFMAGCLGHFRRNSSQPVTVLVATSGDTGGAVASGFYNVPGVDVVILYPSGKVSTLQEKQLTTLGGNIRALEIQGTFDDCQQMVKTAFLDADIQRYRRLTSANSINVARWLPQMFYYFLAYKQMKAAHPRLVFAVPSGNFGNICAGMMAAAIGLPVSHFVAATNINDTVPRFMHNGKYEPGKAVPTLSNAMDVADPSNFVRILQLFGNNLPSLREKFTAFSFTDKDTIRTIEQVWKENHYMLDPHGAVGYLGLQQYLASAPELTGVFLETAHPVKFEDTAPRAVRDEIYTPPRVMSLYGKEKTATLLPADYTALKNWLMR
- a CDS encoding tetratricopeptide repeat protein; translation: MKYLPILAAMAAAMACNNNPQQHHQLTAADSVLYSDIIRPVTDSIQQYPGNDALYYRRALLLFNTNPSLAQADFEKAASLKPDQPDYWAGAGEAALLENRYDKAELLFNKALAHAPAYTYLQYKLATAMIENKRISQADSLANVLASTTDGKDKAFYLKARLAEDRHDTTAAIEHLKSAIAAAGPNAEFEAVMELADLLRARKTPEAIRYYDQAWHQDSLNAAPLYDIAQVQEEIMSNTEAALATYRKCIVADPGFEAAYLAIGKIHSDRKQWKEALNFYSMAAKVAPTDALAYYHRGICHEQLGNKQEAAVDYAKASSFKKDFTEAKDALQRVNTKK
- the thrA gene encoding bifunctional aspartate kinase/homoserine dehydrogenase I; its protein translation is MQVLKFGGTSVGSAKAIDQVCDILKKHKPAGRFAIVVSALGGTTDKLIRCGQLAGQSQEQYKSVLQEIETRHLDTIRELFPITAQSGIISQLKKKLNTLENLCDGVFQVGELSARSLDKIMSYGELISCVIVAEKLKQLGFSATCKDSRELIITDSNFGHAAVNFQLTNHNIAEYFAQQPADYVVLPGFIASSPDGDTTTLGRGGSDYTAAIIAAAVQAEVLDIWTDVSGMMTADPRLVSQAIPIAHISYEEAMELSHFGAKVIYPPTIQPVMDKRIPIRIKNTFAPEDYGTLIQSSVERSFPVTGISGIQHISLLTLEGSGMVGIPGFSKRLFEALLRERINVIFITQSSSEHSITVGIHEADILKAKTAVDSEFAQEIQEKRIDPLLVEKDLCIVAVVGDQMKNHHGTSGKLFGTLGRNGVNVRAIAQGSTEKNISAVISKANLKKALNLIHEAFFEAPLKQVNLFVAGVGNVGSKLLEQLQQQQLYLQEELGLQIRVAGMANSKNTLFSEYGIGLYDWKNQLAQGDNMDLYAFIERVKSMNLRNSVFVDNTASAEVAAIYHEFLQHGISVVTCNKIACSSDYQYYKQLKDLARKYNASFLFETNVGAGLPVINTLNDLVRSGDKVQRIEAVLSGSLNYVFNHFVNGNSFRKVVKAAQDEGYTEPDPRIDLSGKDVMRKILILARESGAAIEMDDITNHSFLPDACLQAPSVADFYETLDEHAEHFQQLYANAASAGKRLKFVARYEDGQASVGLQCIAPDHPFYQLEGKDNIVLYTTNRYQEQPLIVKGAGAGADVTASGIFADIIRSARL